One stretch of Streptomyces agglomeratus DNA includes these proteins:
- a CDS encoding roadblock/LC7 domain-containing protein, translating to MTTVQTTDTSLTWLLDNLVERTPGTRHALVLSRDGLKLCRSSHLTLDQADQLAAISSGMQSLAHGASVEFGDGTGGVNHLMAEFHGGLLLIVEAGEGAHLAVVAADTADPGVVGHNMSELVEQIGEHLRAEPRNRPQDSPTS from the coding sequence ATGACCACCGTGCAGACCACCGACACCAGCCTGACCTGGCTCCTGGACAACCTCGTGGAGCGCACCCCCGGCACCCGGCACGCCCTGGTGCTCTCCCGCGACGGCCTCAAGCTGTGCCGCAGCAGCCACCTCACCCTCGACCAGGCCGACCAGCTCGCGGCCATCTCCTCCGGTATGCAGTCCCTCGCCCACGGCGCCTCGGTCGAGTTCGGTGACGGCACCGGGGGCGTCAACCACCTGATGGCCGAATTCCACGGCGGGCTGCTCCTCATCGTCGAGGCCGGCGAGGGCGCCCACCTCGCCGTCGTGGCCGCCGACACCGCCGACCCCGGTGTGGTGGGCCACAACATGAGCGAACTGGTCGAGCAGATCGGCGAGCACCTGCGCGCCGAACCCCGCAACCGTCCGCAGGACAGTCCGACGTCATGA
- a CDS encoding ATP-binding protein, which produces MTMPAAARPRRAPGRRPPWILPAAGLAVVAAAGGTVAALAPDTARSWVLWTVVVAGLCVAALVVTAAALAHRLGAARQSARDEQAALRERMARSTGDTAHLVNITLPQMVQRLRDGSDADDALASAQRPADPQLESLLRVFTTELGEAARRREAAEAAREDAVRQLARGVEDLERLTSTALPAAVAALRRGASADTVLAGLDMPGEGWLRVLLEQMVRELGVSERRAAAAQAASAKALGRVQARAVSMLADLREMQDRHGADVFSDLLRLDHSTSQLGLLTDRLALLMGGRASRAWNKPIVMESILRGAVGRIADFRRVRLHSASTVAIAGFAAEGVMHLLAELMDNAANFSPPIDEVHVYVEERSAGIVVTIEDSGLRMADAAMRRAVESVSGRSTDLATLQGTRLGLAVVGILAAKYGISVNFRPSSRGGTGVVVLLPPQLLAQQRGPVPAQVRTTAVPAQARTAVEAPATTATALPPLPARAASAPEAAGGTARAATAGGLPVRPPGRTMAEADRGRPGPGDEPSAPPAPPARNPGAGFGAFHQSQRRKDPRPPA; this is translated from the coding sequence ATGACAATGCCCGCCGCAGCCCGCCCGCGCCGTGCACCGGGGCGGCGCCCGCCCTGGATCCTGCCGGCGGCCGGCCTGGCCGTCGTCGCGGCGGCCGGCGGCACCGTGGCGGCGCTGGCCCCGGACACCGCCCGCTCCTGGGTGCTCTGGACGGTCGTCGTCGCCGGCCTGTGCGTCGCAGCGCTCGTCGTCACCGCCGCCGCACTGGCCCACCGCCTCGGCGCGGCACGGCAGTCCGCCCGCGACGAGCAGGCCGCCCTGCGTGAGCGCATGGCCCGGAGCACCGGCGACACCGCGCACCTGGTGAACATCACGCTGCCGCAGATGGTCCAGCGCCTGCGCGACGGCTCGGACGCGGACGACGCCCTGGCGTCCGCCCAGCGTCCCGCCGACCCGCAGCTGGAGAGCCTGCTGCGCGTCTTCACCACCGAACTGGGGGAGGCGGCCCGTCGGCGGGAAGCCGCGGAAGCGGCCCGGGAGGACGCCGTACGCCAACTCGCCCGGGGCGTCGAAGACCTGGAGCGCCTGACGTCCACCGCGCTGCCCGCCGCCGTGGCGGCGCTGCGCCGGGGCGCCTCCGCCGACACCGTCCTCGCCGGGCTCGACATGCCCGGTGAGGGGTGGCTGCGCGTACTGCTGGAGCAGATGGTGCGGGAACTGGGCGTCAGCGAACGGCGTGCGGCCGCCGCGCAGGCAGCCAGCGCCAAGGCACTGGGCCGGGTGCAGGCCAGGGCCGTCAGCATGCTGGCCGACCTGCGCGAGATGCAGGACCGGCACGGCGCCGACGTGTTCAGCGACCTGCTCAGGCTGGACCACAGCACCTCGCAGCTCGGACTGCTCACCGACCGGCTGGCCCTGCTCATGGGCGGCCGGGCGAGCCGTGCCTGGAACAAGCCGATCGTCATGGAGAGCATCCTGCGCGGCGCGGTCGGCCGTATCGCCGACTTCCGGCGGGTACGGCTGCACTCCGCCAGCACCGTCGCGATCGCGGGGTTCGCGGCCGAGGGCGTCATGCACCTGCTGGCCGAACTCATGGACAACGCGGCCAACTTCTCGCCGCCCATCGACGAGGTCCACGTGTACGTGGAGGAGCGCAGCGCGGGCATCGTGGTCACCATCGAGGACAGCGGCCTGCGGATGGCAGACGCGGCGATGCGCCGCGCCGTGGAGTCCGTCTCCGGCAGGTCCACCGACCTGGCGACCCTCCAGGGCACCCGGCTCGGCCTGGCGGTGGTGGGAATCCTGGCGGCCAAGTACGGCATCTCCGTCAACTTCCGGCCCTCCTCCCGCGGCGGCACCGGCGTAGTGGTCCTGCTCCCGCCGCAGTTGCTCGCGCAGCAGCGCGGCCCGGTGCCGGCGCAGGTACGTACGACCGCGGTGCCCGCCCAGGCACGGACGGCCGTCGAGGCACCGGCCACCACCGCCACCGCGCTCCCGCCCCTGCCGGCCCGCGCCGCGAGTGCCCCCGAGGCCGCCGGCGGGACCGCGCGGGCCGCCACCGCGGGCGGTCTGCCCGTACGGCCGCCGGGACGCACGATGGCCGAGGCGGACCGGGGACGCCCGGGACCGGGCGACGAGCCTTCCGCCCCGCCCGCCCCGCCCGCGCGCAACCCCGGCGCCGGCTTCGGCGCCTTCCACCAGTCCCAGCGCCGCAAGGACCCACGTCCGCCCGCCTGA
- a CDS encoding cytochrome P450, whose product MPTAQHVPDILSPEFARDPYAAYKVMRESAPLFWHEAMQSYVISRYEDVERAFKDKESVFTTDNYDWQIEPVHGRTILQLSGREHAVRRALVAPAFRGKDLQEMFLPVIERNARELIDTFRDRGAVDLVDAFATRFPVNVIADMLGLDKGDHAKFHHWYTTVIAFLGNLAGDPQVAAAGERTRVEFAEYMIPIIQERRKAPGDDLLSTLCEAEVDGVRMSDEDIKAFCSLLLAAGGETTDKAIAALFANLLAHPEQLAAVQRDRTLIDRAFAETLRFTPPVHMIMRQTAAEVTLSGGTVPAGATVTCLIGSANRDESRYADADSFNIFREDLNATNAFSAAADHLAFALGRHFCVGALLARAEVQTGVNQLLGAMPDLRLADGAGITERGVFTRGPQAVPVVFTPVG is encoded by the coding sequence ATGCCCACGGCCCAGCACGTCCCCGACATACTCTCGCCCGAGTTCGCCCGTGACCCGTACGCCGCCTACAAGGTGATGCGCGAGTCCGCGCCGCTCTTCTGGCACGAGGCGATGCAGAGTTACGTCATATCGAGGTACGAGGACGTCGAGCGGGCATTCAAGGACAAGGAGTCGGTGTTCACCACCGACAACTACGACTGGCAGATCGAACCCGTGCACGGGAGGACGATCCTTCAGCTGAGCGGACGAGAACACGCCGTGCGGCGCGCACTGGTGGCTCCCGCCTTCCGCGGCAAGGACCTCCAGGAGATGTTCCTCCCGGTCATCGAGCGCAACGCCCGGGAGCTGATCGACACCTTCCGGGACCGGGGTGCGGTCGATCTCGTCGACGCGTTCGCGACCCGCTTCCCGGTGAACGTCATCGCCGACATGCTCGGTCTCGACAAGGGTGACCACGCGAAGTTCCACCACTGGTACACCACCGTGATCGCGTTCCTCGGCAACCTTGCCGGAGACCCGCAGGTGGCGGCGGCGGGTGAGCGCACCCGCGTCGAGTTCGCCGAGTACATGATCCCGATCATCCAGGAACGCCGGAAGGCGCCGGGTGACGACCTGCTGTCCACGCTGTGCGAGGCCGAGGTCGACGGCGTCCGGATGAGCGACGAGGACATCAAGGCCTTCTGCAGCCTGCTGCTCGCCGCCGGGGGCGAGACCACCGACAAGGCGATCGCGGCGCTCTTCGCGAACCTGCTGGCCCACCCCGAGCAGCTCGCCGCCGTACAGCGGGACCGTACGCTCATCGACCGGGCCTTCGCGGAGACCCTGCGCTTCACACCGCCCGTACACATGATCATGCGTCAGACGGCGGCGGAGGTGACGCTCAGCGGTGGCACCGTCCCGGCCGGCGCGACCGTCACGTGCCTGATCGGGTCCGCCAACCGGGACGAGAGCCGGTACGCCGACGCGGACTCGTTCAACATCTTCCGCGAGGACCTCAACGCGACGAACGCCTTCTCCGCCGCCGCCGACCACCTCGCCTTCGCCCTGGGGCGGCACTTCTGCGTGGGCGCCCTGCTGGCGAGGGCCGAGGTGCAGACCGGCGTGAACCAGCTGCTCGGCGCGATGCCGGACCTCCGGCTCGCGGACGGTGCCGGGATCACGGAGCGGGGGGTGTTCACCCGGGGGCCGCAGGCGGTGCCGGTGGTGTTCACGCCCGTGGGCTGA
- a CDS encoding DUF742 domain-containing protein, with translation MTRRPVDTGSPDRLYTVTGGRSHTADTTVFDLVTLVVSECEPTPGMQSEHVRILTLCRHPAAVVEIAAELRLPITVVRILLEDLLAAGRITARRPRAAAAAADLPESALLKEVLHGLRNL, from the coding sequence ATGACCCGCCGTCCCGTCGACACCGGGTCTCCGGACCGCCTCTACACGGTGACCGGCGGCCGCAGCCACACCGCGGACACCACGGTGTTCGATCTGGTCACCCTGGTGGTCAGCGAGTGCGAGCCGACGCCGGGCATGCAGTCGGAGCACGTCCGCATCCTCACGCTGTGCCGCCATCCCGCCGCGGTAGTGGAGATCGCGGCCGAACTGCGGCTGCCCATCACCGTCGTACGGATCCTCCTGGAGGACCTGCTGGCCGCCGGGCGGATCACCGCCCGGCGGCCGAGGGCCGCCGCGGCCGCCGCCGACCTGCCCGAATCCGCCCTGCTGAAGGAGGTGCTGCATGGACTCCGCAATCTCTGA
- a CDS encoding cytochrome P450 — protein sequence MSDPTALPSGATPPPGCPAHATGAIRLSGLQYQQTPAELYREMRREHGAVAPVLLDGDIPAWLVLGYAEVSYVTTHDELFARDSRRWNQWDNIPADWPLMPYVGYQPSVLFTEGLEHQRRAGVISEALEAVDQFELGYNCRSMADELIDGFAGSGQAELMAAYAHALPMRAAVRMCGMPAHGTDTDDLVEDLRMSLDAAEGDDPVAAYGRVGQRLQQLVKEKRDAPGPDIISRMLAHPAGLAEEEIVQDLISIIAAAQQPTANWIGNTLRRLLTDDRFALNVSGGRLSVGQALNEVLWLETPTQNFIGRWADRDVQLGGRHIKAGDCLVLGFAAANTDPQIWPEGHVGAEGNSSHLSFSNGEHRCPYPAPQLADVMARTAIEALLERLPDVMLAVDPQELSWRPSIWMRGLTTLPVSFTPSSH from the coding sequence ATGAGCGACCCCACCGCCCTGCCTTCCGGGGCGACTCCTCCGCCGGGCTGCCCCGCGCACGCCACGGGCGCGATCCGGCTCAGCGGCCTCCAGTACCAGCAGACGCCCGCCGAGCTGTACCGGGAGATGCGGCGCGAACACGGCGCCGTGGCACCGGTGCTGCTCGACGGCGACATCCCGGCCTGGCTGGTCCTCGGCTACGCCGAGGTCTCGTACGTCACCACCCACGACGAGCTGTTCGCCCGCGACTCACGGCGCTGGAACCAGTGGGACAACATCCCCGCCGACTGGCCGCTGATGCCGTACGTCGGCTACCAGCCCTCCGTACTGTTCACCGAGGGCCTCGAACACCAGCGGCGCGCCGGAGTGATCAGCGAGGCGCTGGAAGCGGTCGACCAGTTCGAACTCGGCTACAACTGCCGCAGCATGGCCGACGAGCTCATCGACGGCTTCGCGGGCAGCGGCCAGGCCGAGCTGATGGCGGCGTACGCCCACGCCCTGCCCATGCGCGCCGCGGTCCGGATGTGCGGCATGCCGGCGCACGGCACCGACACCGACGACCTCGTCGAGGACCTGCGGATGTCCCTGGACGCGGCCGAGGGCGACGATCCGGTCGCGGCGTACGGACGCGTGGGCCAGCGCCTTCAGCAGCTCGTCAAGGAGAAGCGGGACGCGCCCGGACCGGACATCATCTCGCGCATGCTCGCCCATCCGGCGGGCCTGGCCGAGGAGGAGATCGTCCAGGACCTGATCTCCATCATCGCCGCCGCGCAGCAGCCGACCGCCAACTGGATCGGGAACACGCTGCGGCGGCTGCTCACCGACGACCGGTTCGCCCTGAACGTGTCCGGCGGGCGGCTCAGCGTCGGCCAGGCGCTCAACGAGGTGCTCTGGCTGGAGACCCCCACCCAGAACTTCATCGGCCGCTGGGCGGACCGTGACGTCCAGCTCGGCGGCCGTCACATCAAGGCTGGCGACTGCCTGGTGCTCGGCTTCGCGGCCGCCAACACCGATCCGCAGATCTGGCCGGAGGGCCACGTCGGTGCGGAGGGCAACTCCTCGCACCTCTCCTTCAGCAACGGCGAGCACCGCTGCCCCTACCCCGCGCCGCAGCTCGCCGACGTCATGGCCCGCACCGCCATCGAGGCCCTGCTGGAACGCCTTCCCGACGTCATGCTCGCGGTCGATCCGCAGGAGCTGTCCTGGCGGCCGTCGATCTGGATGCGCGGCCTGACCACACTGCCGGTCTCCTTCACGCCGTCGTCCCACTGA
- a CDS encoding esterase/lipase family protein produces MRKPAIAAAAALLLALHVTTPAGAAGVASTYGPASNPVLFVHGYSGSASNWNTMVGRFKNDGWPASHLDQWGYDSRQSNVTTAQQLATEVDRLLAATGASKVDVIAHSMGGLSSRHYAKNLGGDAKIEAWVSLGGPNHGTDTANGCFDASCAEMRAGSSFLTALNSGDETPGSPRYATWWSPCDTVINPDSSVALSGATNTRTACVSHNGLLSDATVYAQARDLINS; encoded by the coding sequence GTGAGAAAGCCCGCGATCGCTGCCGCTGCCGCCCTCCTGCTCGCCCTGCACGTCACGACGCCGGCCGGTGCCGCCGGTGTGGCCTCGACGTACGGTCCCGCCAGCAATCCCGTCCTGTTCGTCCACGGCTACAGCGGCAGCGCGTCGAACTGGAACACCATGGTGGGCCGGTTCAAGAACGACGGCTGGCCCGCCTCCCACCTCGACCAGTGGGGCTACGACTCCCGTCAGTCCAACGTCACCACCGCCCAGCAGCTCGCCACCGAGGTGGACCGGCTGCTGGCAGCCACGGGAGCCTCGAAGGTCGACGTGATCGCCCACTCCATGGGCGGGCTCTCCTCGCGTCACTACGCGAAGAACCTCGGCGGCGACGCGAAGATCGAAGCGTGGGTCTCGCTCGGCGGACCCAACCACGGCACCGACACGGCCAACGGCTGCTTCGACGCCTCGTGCGCCGAGATGCGCGCGGGATCGAGCTTCCTGACCGCGCTCAATTCCGGCGACGAGACACCGGGAAGCCCGCGCTACGCGACCTGGTGGTCGCCCTGCGACACGGTGATCAATCCCGACAGCAGCGTCGCCCTCTCCGGCGCCACCAACACGCGCACGGCCTGCGTGAGCCACAACGGACTGCTCAGCGACGCCACTGTCTACGCCCAGGCCCGCGACCTGATCAACAGCTGA
- a CDS encoding steroid 3-ketoacyl-CoA thiolase yields the protein MAAEPVIVEAVRTPIGKRGGALANLHPAYLLGETYRELLGRTAIHADCVEQIVGGTVTHAGEQSMNPARNAWLAVGLPYETAATTVDCQCGSSQQASHMVANMIAAGVIDVGISCGVEAMSRVPLGSGSKHGPGKPWPDEWNVDLPNQFEAAERIARKRGLTRERVDSLGLLSQERAAVAWAEERFKRETFAVQVPTTEEEQAAGQGMWRLVDRDEGLRDTSMEALARLKPVMPTAVHTAGNSSQISDGASAIMWASKRMARALKLRPRARIVAQALVGADPHFHLDGPVDATRAVLGKAGMSLKDIDIVEINEAFASVVLSWAQVFEQDLAKVNVNGGAIALGHPVGATGARLIATALHELERRDKEFALVTMCAGGALATGTIIQRL from the coding sequence ATGGCCGCGGAACCCGTCATCGTCGAAGCTGTACGCACCCCCATCGGCAAGCGCGGAGGCGCGCTCGCCAACCTGCACCCCGCCTACCTGCTGGGCGAGACGTACCGCGAACTCCTCGGCCGTACGGCCATCCACGCCGACTGCGTCGAACAGATCGTCGGCGGTACGGTCACACACGCCGGCGAGCAGTCCATGAACCCCGCCCGCAACGCCTGGCTGGCGGTCGGTCTGCCGTACGAGACGGCCGCGACGACCGTCGACTGCCAGTGCGGCTCCTCCCAGCAGGCCAGTCACATGGTCGCCAACATGATCGCGGCCGGAGTCATCGACGTCGGCATCAGCTGCGGGGTCGAGGCCATGTCGCGGGTGCCGCTCGGGTCCGGGTCCAAGCACGGGCCGGGGAAACCGTGGCCGGACGAGTGGAACGTGGACCTGCCCAATCAGTTCGAGGCCGCCGAGCGGATCGCCCGCAAGCGTGGCCTGACCCGTGAACGGGTCGACTCGCTCGGGCTGTTGTCGCAGGAGCGGGCGGCGGTCGCGTGGGCCGAGGAGCGGTTCAAACGGGAGACCTTCGCCGTACAGGTGCCGACGACCGAGGAGGAGCAGGCGGCCGGACAGGGCATGTGGCGGCTCGTCGACCGCGACGAGGGGCTGCGGGACACGTCGATGGAGGCGCTGGCCCGGCTGAAACCCGTCATGCCGACAGCCGTCCACACGGCCGGGAACTCGTCGCAGATATCCGACGGGGCGAGCGCGATCATGTGGGCGTCCAAACGGATGGCCCGCGCGCTGAAGCTCAGGCCGCGCGCCCGGATCGTGGCCCAGGCGCTGGTCGGAGCCGACCCGCACTTCCACCTCGACGGGCCGGTCGACGCGACGCGGGCGGTGCTCGGCAAGGCCGGTATGTCGCTCAAGGACATCGACATCGTCGAGATCAACGAGGCGTTCGCCTCGGTGGTGCTGAGCTGGGCGCAGGTCTTCGAGCAGGACCTGGCGAAGGTGAACGTCAACGGCGGGGCCATCGCGCTCGGTCATCCGGTGGGTGCGACGGGCGCCCGTCTGATCGCCACCGCCCTGCACGAACTGGAGCGCCGGGACAAGGAGTTCGCGCTCGTCACGATGTGCGCGGGCGGCGCGCTCGCCACCGGGACGATCATTCAGCGGCTGTAG
- a CDS encoding bifunctional glycosyltransferase 87/phosphatase PAP2 family protein — protein MGAGNRVGAARIALWAVVAALGARQIAMVLRTPPGERFTDLETWIGPEGVLHVAGSLYDSDRFIGTPFAGLVLKPLARSAEQSLGVAWTFGTLLLVAVLGMVAARALPGPVSRRTALLAVPVAISLLMLSLPVRNTLHLGQTSVIPVLFVLLGCFRARGERSSGVLIGIAAALQPTVLLFAPLLWLTGRRRAALTTGATFAACSALAWAALPQDSWTYWVHHVAGAGLGARPDSLANQSLHGALLRFGLEGPLEIALFLLLGAAVVVLGLRRAVRYARDGQLLLAVAVTGCVAVAVSPTAWQHQLLWVLLAVVGRVGKRASDRLVWPAAVVLVMTLPGTMLLPNVGPLVLVRDNVLLLAALAAACAVPFLSRTSPYWLQPVPTDYARPVAGRWRRVPLLPFWRRVLTRPNLLLELLLIRAGYSAYSQVRTAATGGRAAAEENARQVVSVERFLHIDVEHWINHAVVRSDGLEAFFDFYYSSFHFVVPLAILGVLYARRPADYRWARSSLGFATVLALAGFWLYPLAPPRLMPGLGYIDTIHGPQDLGSPEYGALTALTNQYAAMPSLHFGWSLWCGLVVVLLAPKLWMKLLGLLHPFFTVCAIVATANHWVLDAAGGAVVVVAGFGLTYVLAGPRRLLQPPSAEREPSASSAAGRGGADLPAGSAGSGSGTPSGSGTPK, from the coding sequence ATGGGCGCCGGAAACAGGGTCGGAGCGGCGCGGATAGCCCTCTGGGCGGTCGTGGCCGCGCTGGGCGCGCGCCAGATCGCGATGGTGCTGCGTACGCCGCCCGGCGAGCGTTTCACCGACCTGGAGACGTGGATCGGCCCCGAGGGCGTACTGCACGTGGCTGGCTCGCTCTACGACTCCGACCGCTTCATCGGTACACCGTTCGCCGGGCTCGTCCTGAAGCCGCTGGCTCGCTCGGCCGAGCAGAGTCTCGGCGTCGCCTGGACCTTCGGGACGCTGCTGCTCGTCGCCGTACTGGGCATGGTCGCCGCCCGCGCGCTGCCGGGTCCCGTCTCCCGGCGCACCGCCCTGCTCGCCGTGCCCGTCGCCATCAGCCTGCTGATGCTGTCGCTGCCCGTCCGCAACACCCTCCACCTCGGCCAGACCAGCGTCATCCCCGTCCTCTTTGTCCTCCTCGGCTGCTTCCGGGCGCGGGGGGAACGCAGTTCGGGCGTCCTCATCGGGATCGCCGCCGCCCTCCAGCCCACCGTGCTGCTGTTCGCGCCCCTGTTGTGGCTGACGGGCCGCAGACGCGCCGCGCTCACCACCGGCGCCACGTTCGCCGCCTGCTCGGCGCTGGCGTGGGCCGCGCTGCCGCAGGACTCGTGGACGTACTGGGTGCACCACGTGGCCGGTGCCGGGCTCGGGGCGCGCCCCGACAGCCTCGCGAACCAGTCGCTGCACGGCGCGTTGCTCCGGTTCGGCCTCGAAGGGCCGCTGGAGATCGCGCTCTTCCTGCTGCTGGGCGCGGCTGTAGTCGTCCTCGGACTGCGGCGGGCCGTCCGTTACGCCCGCGACGGTCAGCTGCTGCTGGCCGTCGCCGTGACCGGCTGCGTCGCCGTCGCCGTGTCGCCGACGGCCTGGCAGCACCAGCTTCTGTGGGTGCTGCTCGCGGTGGTCGGCCGGGTCGGCAAGCGGGCCTCGGACCGCCTCGTGTGGCCCGCGGCCGTGGTCCTGGTGATGACGCTGCCGGGCACGATGCTGCTGCCGAACGTGGGGCCGCTCGTGCTCGTGCGCGACAACGTCCTGCTGCTGGCGGCCCTCGCGGCGGCCTGCGCGGTGCCCTTCCTGTCCCGCACCTCGCCGTACTGGCTCCAGCCCGTTCCCACCGACTACGCGAGACCCGTCGCGGGCCGCTGGAGACGGGTGCCGCTGCTGCCGTTCTGGCGCCGGGTCCTCACCCGTCCGAACCTGCTCCTCGAACTGCTGCTGATCCGTGCCGGTTACTCCGCGTACTCGCAGGTGCGCACCGCCGCGACGGGCGGACGCGCCGCCGCCGAGGAGAACGCCCGGCAGGTGGTCTCGGTGGAGCGGTTCCTGCACATCGACGTCGAGCACTGGATCAACCACGCGGTCGTCCGGTCGGACGGCCTGGAAGCCTTCTTCGACTTCTACTACTCCTCCTTCCACTTCGTCGTCCCGCTGGCGATCCTCGGCGTGCTGTACGCCCGGCGCCCCGCCGACTACCGCTGGGCCCGCAGCTCGCTCGGCTTCGCGACCGTCCTCGCCCTGGCCGGCTTCTGGCTGTACCCGCTGGCGCCGCCGCGCCTGATGCCCGGCCTCGGCTACATCGACACGATCCACGGACCGCAGGACCTCGGGAGCCCCGAGTACGGCGCGCTGACCGCCCTGACCAACCAGTACGCGGCCATGCCCTCACTCCACTTCGGCTGGTCGCTCTGGTGCGGCCTGGTGGTCGTCCTGCTCGCTCCGAAGCTGTGGATGAAGCTGCTCGGGCTGCTGCACCCGTTCTTCACGGTGTGCGCGATCGTCGCCACCGCCAACCACTGGGTCCTCGACGCGGCCGGCGGCGCGGTGGTGGTCGTGGCGGGCTTCGGCCTGACGTACGTCCTGGCGGGGCCGCGCAGGCTCCTTCAGCCCCCGTCGGCGGAGCGCGAACCGTCGGCGTCCAGTGCCGCCGGGCGCGGCGGTGCGGACCTCCCGGCGGGCAGCGCCGGTTCCGGGTCCGGTACGCCGTCCGGGTCCGGTACGCCGAAGTAG
- a CDS encoding cytochrome P450, with protein MHCPALPDGFDFTDPDLLQARVPHPEFAQMRQTAPVWWCAQPPGISGFDDAGYWAVTRHADVKYVSTHPELFSSNTNTAVIRFNESISRDQIEVQKLIMLNMDPPEHTRVRQIVQRGFTPRAIRSLEDALRHRARSIVETALAGAGEDRTFDFVTNIAVELPLQAIAELIGVPQEDRTKIFDWSNKMAAYDDPEYAITEEVGTEAAMEIVSYAMNLAAARKECPAKDIVSQLVAAEGEGNLGSDEFGFFVILLAVAGNETTRNAISHGMHAFLTHPEQWELYKRERPDTTAEEIVRWATPVVSFQRTATQDLELGGQRIRKGDRVGLFYSSANNDPEVFEAPEAFDVTRDPNPHLGFGGGGPHFCLGKSLAVLEINLIFNAVADALPDLELAGDPRRLRSAWLNGIKELQVTHR; from the coding sequence ATGCACTGCCCCGCGCTGCCCGACGGGTTCGACTTCACCGACCCCGACTTGCTCCAAGCCCGCGTGCCGCATCCGGAGTTCGCACAGATGCGGCAGACCGCTCCCGTGTGGTGGTGCGCGCAGCCTCCCGGCATCTCCGGTTTCGACGACGCGGGCTACTGGGCCGTCACCCGGCACGCCGACGTCAAGTACGTCTCCACGCATCCGGAGTTGTTCTCCTCGAACACCAACACCGCCGTCATCCGCTTCAACGAGTCGATCAGCCGCGACCAGATCGAGGTCCAGAAGCTGATCATGCTCAACATGGACCCGCCCGAGCACACCCGCGTCCGCCAGATCGTCCAGCGCGGCTTCACCCCCCGCGCGATCCGCTCCCTGGAGGACGCCCTGCGCCACCGCGCCCGTTCGATCGTCGAGACGGCCCTCGCCGGCGCGGGTGAGGACCGCACCTTCGATTTCGTCACCAACATCGCCGTCGAACTCCCCCTCCAGGCCATCGCGGAGCTCATCGGCGTTCCGCAGGAGGACCGGACCAAGATCTTCGACTGGTCGAACAAGATGGCGGCGTACGACGATCCCGAGTACGCCATCACCGAGGAGGTCGGCACCGAGGCGGCCATGGAGATCGTCTCGTACGCGATGAACCTCGCCGCCGCGCGCAAGGAGTGCCCGGCCAAGGACATCGTGTCCCAGCTCGTCGCGGCGGAGGGCGAAGGGAACCTGGGTTCGGACGAGTTCGGCTTCTTCGTCATCCTGCTGGCCGTGGCCGGGAACGAGACGACGCGCAACGCGATCAGCCACGGCATGCACGCCTTCCTGACCCACCCGGAGCAGTGGGAGCTCTACAAGCGCGAACGCCCGGACACCACCGCCGAGGAGATCGTCCGCTGGGCGACACCCGTGGTCTCGTTCCAGCGGACGGCAACGCAGGACCTCGAGCTGGGCGGGCAGCGGATCAGGAAGGGCGACCGCGTCGGCCTCTTCTACTCGTCGGCCAACAACGACCCCGAGGTCTTCGAGGCCCCGGAAGCCTTCGACGTCACCCGTGACCCGAACCCGCACCTCGGATTCGGCGGCGGCGGGCCGCACTTCTGCCTCGGGAAGTCGCTGGCCGTGCTGGAGATCAACCTCATCTTCAACGCCGTCGCCGACGCCCTGCCGGACCTGGAACTCGCCGGCGATCCGCGCCGGCTGCGCTCCGCGTGGCTGAACGGGATCAAGGAGCTCCAGGTCACCCACCGCTGA
- a CDS encoding GTP-binding protein — MDSAISDPPARAPERTPLADAADTGLKIVIVGGFGVGKTTLVRSVSEIRPLNTEEYMTQAGVGVDETTGLADKTTTTVAFDFGRISLNATKVLYLFGAPGQERFWFLWDRLFSGTLGAVVLVDTRRMSDSWYAIDRLEHHRTPFVVAVNRFDDDAAYFSLTEIRQALALPEHIPLLDCDARVRSDGKRVLITLVDHLYKLALAQETTS; from the coding sequence ATGGACTCCGCAATCTCTGACCCACCGGCGCGGGCGCCGGAGCGCACGCCGCTCGCCGATGCCGCCGACACCGGCCTGAAGATCGTCATCGTCGGTGGGTTCGGCGTGGGCAAGACCACGCTCGTCAGGTCGGTGAGCGAGATCCGCCCGCTCAACACCGAGGAGTACATGACGCAGGCCGGGGTCGGTGTCGACGAGACCACGGGGCTCGCCGACAAGACCACCACGACGGTCGCCTTCGACTTCGGCCGGATCAGCCTCAACGCGACCAAGGTGCTCTACCTGTTCGGCGCTCCCGGGCAGGAGAGGTTCTGGTTCCTGTGGGACCGGCTGTTCTCCGGCACCCTCGGCGCGGTCGTCCTGGTCGACACCCGGCGCATGAGCGACTCCTGGTACGCCATCGACCGCCTCGAACACCACCGCACGCCCTTCGTCGTCGCCGTCAACCGCTTCGACGACGACGCCGCGTACTTCTCGCTGACCGAGATCCGCCAGGCCCTGGCCCTGCCCGAGCACATCCCGCTGCTCGACTGCGACGCCCGGGTGCGCAGCGACGGCAAGCGGGTCCTGATCACCCTCGTCGACCATCTCTACAAGCTGGCCCTGGCCCAGGAGACGACCTCATGA